A single Methylomonas sp. AM2-LC DNA region contains:
- a CDS encoding terminase small subunit → MSAYDLLNDKQKRFVDEYLIDLHPEGAALRAGYSNKSARQIGNENLSKPTIKMAVLEKQRERAVRVAASQDRVILELGAIAYSDPREAFDAHGALRPVNEWSDSLSAAIKSVKVSEQKDAYGMVVGLTKELAFWDKNKALEMLAKHLGMFDADSDSMAVQTADALKSALKQARPKLQVVK, encoded by the coding sequence TTGAGTGCTTATGATTTACTGAATGACAAACAGAAGCGGTTTGTTGATGAGTATTTGATTGACTTGCATCCAGAGGGCGCGGCGTTACGTGCGGGGTATTCAAACAAATCCGCTAGGCAGATTGGTAATGAAAACCTATCAAAACCGACAATTAAGATGGCGGTTTTGGAAAAGCAACGAGAAAGGGCGGTTAGAGTAGCCGCTAGTCAGGATAGGGTGATACTGGAATTGGGCGCTATTGCTTATAGTGACCCGCGTGAAGCCTTTGATGCGCATGGCGCACTTAGGCCGGTAAATGAGTGGTCTGATTCGCTGAGTGCTGCGATTAAATCTGTGAAGGTATCTGAGCAAAAAGACGCTTACGGTATGGTTGTCGGTTTGACGAAAGAATTAGCCTTTTGGGACAAGAATAAAGCGTTGGAAATGCTGGCTAAACATTTGGGCATGTTTGATGCTGATAGCGATAGTATGGCTGTGCAGACTGCGGATGCGTTAAAAAGCGCATTGAAACAGGCTCGACCTAAATTGCAGGTGGTGAAATGA
- a CDS encoding VapE domain-containing protein yields MAGKIDFKKINQVALSQLAQLVAEWVPGGVRSGREYSCLNPMRADSRRGSFSINVLSGCWFDFSTGDGGSDPVSLYAYLFLNNDQGAAAKELAAVLGLDSGVAVVQRSAPVKAEAEKKPSNTTFWVPGVPEAELEKPLFHSVRGLPSAIYTYRDEQGKLLGYVYRFVTSDGGKEVVPLTWCKHERSKKSEWRFMQWAEPRPLYGLDRLALFADHAPVLIVEGEKCADAGQAALSDRPVLCWSGGGKVPHKADWSPIAGRDVIIWPDCDSKRYPQRNEFAGELMSLGEQPGMVTAIKIAQLLSAQGCTVWLMAVPMPGEKKDGWDIADCVAEGCTGEALATFIEAQAMPFRQAVKADLPLAPASAGGGDTAGVALVDTGTGDMPPDPPDIDDDQPGQKPWWSDDLIKKSNGAYEPCMTNVAKILRFHPLLKDCARFNEFSYAFERHGVPWNPVPGDWEDRDDLMLNEWLVDNLNLIIKNQGTIKDAVSLAAHYHHYHPVRDYLLSLPAWDGVDRLDFWLAEIVQAERKEFLILAGRFFLMGMVKRIFSPGCKFDYMLVLEGAQGMGKSSLFRALADPWFSETAFDVNTNEGNMAIQGVWLHEMAEMGQFSKAEDRDFKQFLTVVQDKFRRPYDKRHVTSPRVCLFGGTTNLDQYLKDMTGNRRIWPVRCDEVCLEWLTEHKEQLFAEAIQRVNAGERYWPTREEEKLYFEPEQEARKLDDQWIELLDAYVNEMSRRTYNWFPTNHLLIKACGIERQKIDPHGAAAQRLGRVMLALGWRNCKESTPRGGMLRRKGFQRPLLQRVLKDDVNQFSTPDDNTYV; encoded by the coding sequence ATGGCCGGTAAAATCGATTTTAAAAAAATTAATCAGGTTGCGCTGTCTCAGTTGGCTCAATTAGTGGCCGAATGGGTACCGGGCGGCGTTAGATCGGGGCGCGAGTATTCGTGTTTGAATCCGATGCGGGCGGATTCGCGGCGGGGGTCTTTTTCCATTAATGTGCTATCGGGTTGCTGGTTTGATTTTTCCACCGGGGATGGTGGATCGGATCCTGTGAGCTTGTATGCCTATCTTTTTTTGAATAATGATCAAGGCGCGGCGGCCAAGGAGCTGGCGGCGGTATTGGGTTTGGATAGTGGTGTAGCGGTTGTGCAGCGTTCTGCGCCGGTAAAAGCCGAGGCTGAGAAAAAACCGAGTAATACCACGTTTTGGGTACCGGGTGTGCCTGAGGCGGAGCTGGAGAAACCGCTGTTTCATAGTGTGCGGGGTTTGCCGTCTGCGATTTATACGTACAGGGATGAACAGGGAAAATTGCTGGGCTATGTGTACCGGTTTGTGACCAGTGATGGTGGCAAGGAAGTGGTGCCGTTGACGTGGTGTAAACATGAGCGCTCGAAAAAAAGTGAGTGGCGGTTTATGCAGTGGGCGGAGCCGCGGCCGTTGTATGGTTTGGATCGGCTGGCTTTGTTTGCGGACCATGCACCGGTACTGATTGTAGAGGGCGAGAAGTGTGCGGATGCGGGTCAGGCGGCGTTGTCTGATCGGCCGGTGTTGTGTTGGTCGGGCGGTGGCAAAGTGCCGCATAAGGCGGACTGGTCGCCGATTGCGGGCCGTGATGTGATCATTTGGCCGGATTGCGACTCGAAACGTTATCCACAGCGCAATGAGTTTGCCGGTGAGTTGATGTCGCTGGGTGAGCAGCCGGGCATGGTGACGGCGATTAAGATTGCGCAGTTGTTATCTGCGCAAGGTTGTACGGTGTGGTTGATGGCTGTGCCGATGCCTGGCGAGAAAAAGGATGGCTGGGATATTGCCGATTGTGTGGCTGAAGGCTGCACAGGCGAGGCGTTAGCTACGTTTATTGAGGCACAGGCTATGCCGTTTCGGCAGGCTGTTAAGGCAGATTTACCCCTTGCGCCTGCTAGCGCTGGCGGCGGGGACACTGCGGGTGTTGCGTTGGTTGATACCGGTACGGGGGATATGCCGCCTGATCCGCCTGATATTGATGATGATCAACCCGGTCAAAAGCCGTGGTGGTCGGATGATTTGATTAAAAAAAGTAATGGCGCGTATGAGCCGTGCATGACGAATGTCGCTAAGATTTTACGATTTCATCCGCTGTTAAAGGATTGTGCGAGGTTTAATGAATTTTCGTATGCGTTTGAACGTCATGGTGTGCCCTGGAACCCGGTGCCTGGTGATTGGGAAGATCGGGATGATTTGATGTTGAATGAATGGTTAGTGGATAACCTGAATTTGATTATTAAAAACCAGGGCACGATTAAAGACGCAGTGTCGTTGGCTGCGCATTACCATCATTATCATCCGGTGCGTGATTATTTGTTGAGTTTACCCGCGTGGGATGGCGTTGATCGATTAGATTTTTGGCTTGCAGAGATCGTGCAGGCGGAGCGTAAAGAGTTTTTGATTTTAGCTGGCCGTTTTTTTTTGATGGGCATGGTTAAGCGCATATTTTCGCCAGGTTGCAAGTTTGATTACATGCTGGTTTTGGAAGGTGCGCAAGGGATGGGTAAATCTTCTTTATTCCGTGCGCTGGCTGATCCGTGGTTTAGTGAGACGGCGTTTGATGTGAACACCAATGAGGGCAATATGGCTATCCAGGGGGTGTGGTTGCATGAAATGGCGGAGATGGGCCAGTTTAGCAAGGCGGAAGATCGGGATTTTAAGCAGTTTTTAACCGTGGTTCAGGATAAGTTTCGGCGTCCTTATGATAAACGGCATGTCACTTCGCCGCGTGTTTGTCTTTTTGGTGGCACAACTAACTTGGATCAGTATTTGAAAGATATGACAGGGAATCGTCGTATTTGGCCTGTGCGTTGTGATGAGGTTTGTTTGGAGTGGTTGACTGAGCATAAAGAACAGTTGTTTGCTGAGGCGATCCAGCGCGTGAATGCCGGTGAACGTTATTGGCCAACCCGTGAAGAAGAGAAGCTTTATTTTGAGCCGGAACAGGAAGCCCGCAAGCTGGATGATCAGTGGATCGAATTGTTGGATGCTTATGTTAATGAAATGAGCAGGCGAACGTATAACTGGTTTCCGACGAATCATTTGTTGATTAAGGCGTGTGGTATTGAGCGGCAAAAGATAGACCCACATGGGGCAGCCGCGCAGCGCTTGGGGCGCGTCATGCTGGCTTTGGGGTGGCGAAATTGTAAGGAATCGACACCACGCGGGGGTATGTTGCGTCGGAAAGGTTTTCAGCGACCGTTATTGCAGCGTGTACTTAAAGATGATGTTAATCAATTTTCGACGCCGGATGATAACACGTATGTTTAA